In Reichenbachiella agarivorans, one genomic interval encodes:
- a CDS encoding geranylgeranylglycerol-phosphate geranylgeranyltransferase — MAYRLLVDALRLSRVNNLIIIFFTQYITAIFLLGEPVHFMQVITDFKLFALVLGTVIIAASGYYINDYYDIKIDLINKPDKVIVGRNLKRRPVLLAHLMMSLLGILMGAWVSPWLGLVNLGCAVLLWWYSNQFKRLPFVGNFVVALMTGCTLLVLGIYYHTTDLLLMVYAFFAFGITLIREIIKDIEDKEGDAQYGGLTLPIALGTRRTKYVLYFLMLCFLIFLSYFLYRLGSQKLTVYFLILLLPYLRFVYLLIKADTKIAFTHLSNYCKWLIVAGIFSIIVLNI, encoded by the coding sequence ATGGCCTACAGATTGCTAGTCGATGCACTACGACTGAGCCGTGTCAATAACCTCATTATTATATTTTTTACACAATACATCACCGCTATTTTCTTGCTGGGAGAACCAGTACACTTCATGCAGGTGATCACAGATTTCAAGCTGTTTGCTTTGGTGTTGGGAACTGTTATTATCGCTGCGAGTGGCTATTATATCAATGACTACTACGACATCAAGATCGATCTGATCAACAAGCCAGATAAAGTAATTGTAGGGCGCAACTTGAAGCGGAGACCTGTGCTTTTGGCTCATTTGATGATGAGTCTGCTAGGAATATTGATGGGCGCATGGGTTTCACCATGGCTAGGGCTAGTCAATCTTGGGTGTGCCGTACTCTTGTGGTGGTATTCCAATCAATTCAAACGTCTGCCTTTTGTGGGGAATTTTGTCGTAGCGCTGATGACAGGCTGTACCTTGCTGGTATTGGGCATTTATTATCACACGACTGATTTGTTGCTGATGGTGTATGCTTTTTTTGCTTTTGGAATCACGCTGATCAGAGAGATCATCAAAGACATCGAAGACAAAGAAGGTGATGCACAATACGGCGGACTGACGCTCCCTATCGCCTTGGGTACACGACGTACCAAGTATGTTTTGTACTTTCTGATGTTGTGCTTTCTTATTTTCCTATCTTATTTCCTTTACCGACTAGGGAGTCAAAAATTGACGGTTTATTTTCTGATTCTGTTGTTGCCCTATCTTCGATTTGTCTACCTATTGATCAAGGCAGATACAAAAATTGCCTTCACGCATTTGAGTAATTATTGTAAGTGGCTTATTGTTGCAGGCATATTCAGTATCATCGTTCTTAATATCTAA
- a CDS encoding glycosyltransferase family 4 protein, which yields MKIAITVNTSWNIYNFRSGLIRAIIAQGHQVIAIAPEDEFSQRLVDMGCTFRSIKMDNTGSNPITDLKLYLQLKKIYKREKPDIIYQYTVKPNIYGSLAARSLDIPVINNVSGLGTVFLNKGMAPFIAKKLYKWAFQQVALVFFQNNDDKRDFLNQIKLPKLNTQLIPGSGINLSTFQSQKELSNRPVRFLMIARLILDKGVMEYLEAARILKQSHPMVEFQLLGQLDEGHARGVKLDTLSSYIEEKSICYLGTNDQVRDIIEDATCVVLPSYREGTPKTLLEAAAMGRPIITTDVPGCREVVVDGENGLLCQVRSSQDLREKMHQIIKKDLFSLKVMGEKGRKLVEDKFDEKIIIEKYLSETSKIID from the coding sequence ATGAAAATAGCCATCACGGTCAATACCTCTTGGAATATCTATAACTTCAGATCAGGTCTGATCCGTGCCATTATCGCACAAGGTCATCAAGTAATAGCCATTGCTCCAGAAGACGAATTTTCACAAAGGTTGGTTGACATGGGGTGTACCTTTCGCTCCATCAAAATGGACAATACGGGTTCTAATCCCATTACAGACCTCAAGCTATACCTTCAATTAAAGAAGATATACAAAAGAGAAAAGCCAGACATCATCTATCAATATACTGTCAAACCCAACATCTATGGTTCTCTGGCAGCTAGATCACTAGACATCCCAGTGATCAACAATGTAAGTGGATTGGGTACCGTTTTTCTCAACAAAGGGATGGCTCCCTTTATCGCTAAAAAACTTTACAAATGGGCATTTCAGCAAGTAGCGTTGGTGTTCTTCCAGAATAATGATGACAAGCGAGACTTCCTTAATCAAATAAAATTACCTAAGCTCAATACGCAACTGATACCAGGATCAGGTATTAATTTATCCACATTTCAATCCCAAAAGGAGCTTTCCAATCGACCAGTTAGATTTTTGATGATTGCCAGATTGATACTCGACAAAGGAGTAATGGAGTACTTGGAGGCAGCACGAATCTTGAAACAGTCCCATCCTATGGTGGAATTCCAACTTCTGGGTCAGCTCGACGAAGGGCATGCCAGAGGAGTCAAACTCGACACCTTATCCTCTTACATCGAAGAAAAATCGATTTGCTACCTAGGTACCAACGATCAAGTACGAGACATCATAGAGGACGCTACTTGTGTAGTATTGCCCTCTTACAGAGAAGGGACTCCCAAAACCCTGCTAGAGGCAGCAGCTATGGGTAGACCCATTATTACTACTGATGTGCCAGGCTGTAGAGAAGTCGTGGTAGATGGAGAGAACGGGCTACTGTGTCAAGTCAGGAGTAGTCAGGATCTGCGAGAAAAAATGCATCAGATTATTAAGAAGGACTTGTTTTCATTAAAAGTGATGGGCGAAAAGGGGAGGAAATTAGTCGAAGACAAGTTTGATGAAAAAATCATCATCGAAAAGTATCTCTCTGAGACTAGCAAGATTATCGACTAG
- the purN gene encoding phosphoribosylglycinamide formyltransferase has protein sequence MSKIKIAIFASGSGTNAEQITKYFAGHAQIEVSLILSNKPTAYVLERAKQLGVPSQVFDRSTFYNSEEVLDLLKKEGIDFVILAGFLWLIPGYLIEAYREKMINIHPALLPKFGGKGMYGDHVHRAVVAQGESESGITIHLVDEVYDNGRVLCQAKVVLEAHETPDSLAKKIHVLEYEYFPKTIESFITESMN, from the coding sequence ATGAGCAAGATCAAAATCGCAATTTTCGCCTCTGGTAGTGGTACCAACGCAGAGCAAATCACCAAATACTTCGCAGGACATGCTCAAATAGAGGTCTCGCTGATTTTATCTAACAAGCCTACTGCCTATGTATTGGAAAGAGCCAAACAGTTGGGGGTACCTTCTCAGGTGTTTGATCGCAGTACTTTTTACAATTCTGAAGAGGTGCTTGATTTGTTGAAAAAGGAGGGAATTGACTTTGTCATACTAGCTGGGTTTTTATGGTTGATACCTGGATATTTGATTGAGGCATACCGAGAGAAGATGATCAATATCCACCCAGCTCTTTTGCCCAAATTTGGAGGAAAGGGCATGTATGGTGACCATGTACATCGAGCAGTCGTAGCACAGGGTGAGTCTGAAAGTGGAATTACGATTCATCTGGTAGATGAAGTCTACGACAATGGACGCGTGCTGTGCCAGGCCAAGGTAGTCTTGGAGGCTCATGAAACCCCGGATTCACTTGCAAAAAAAATTCATGTTTTGGAGTATGAGTATTTTCCTAAAACAATCGAAAGTTTTATCACAGAATCAATGAATTGA
- the hflX gene encoding GTPase HflX yields MGDYYLTSKEEERAVLVAVSPQKQTEEKTREYLDELEFLASTLGIETFKSFVQKLDKPDLRTFVGKGKLEEIIAYVKDKEINVVIFDDELSPSQIRNLEAELEVKIYDRSLLILDIFMKRAQTAQAKTQVELARQQYLLPRLTRMWTHLERQRGGTGTRGGAGEQEIETDRRTVRDQISVLKKKLEKIDLQGATRRKSRENVVRVALVGYTNVGKSTIMTLLSKEDVYAKNELFATVDSTVRKVVINTVPFLLSDTVGFIRKLPHNLIESFKSTLDEVREADILLHVVDISHPSFEEQMTVVNQTLADLGVADKEMIVVYNKIDQLETPEEEGFDFTSGIDTTSKSRTNIFISAVEKQNVAEFRRVLFEKVKKHHLRIYPNYLAPEYH; encoded by the coding sequence ATGGGCGATTATTACCTTACATCAAAAGAAGAAGAACGGGCAGTTTTAGTTGCTGTTTCACCACAGAAACAAACTGAAGAAAAGACCAGAGAATACTTGGATGAATTGGAATTTCTAGCCAGTACGCTTGGGATTGAGACCTTCAAAAGTTTTGTACAGAAACTTGACAAGCCAGACTTGAGAACCTTTGTTGGTAAAGGTAAGCTTGAGGAGATCATCGCCTATGTGAAAGACAAAGAAATCAATGTCGTGATTTTCGATGATGAACTTTCTCCCTCTCAGATTCGAAACTTGGAAGCCGAACTAGAGGTCAAAATATATGATCGGAGTTTATTGATCTTGGATATTTTTATGAAAAGGGCACAAACTGCTCAAGCCAAGACACAGGTAGAATTAGCTCGTCAACAATACTTGCTGCCTCGATTGACACGTATGTGGACTCACTTGGAGCGTCAGAGAGGAGGTACGGGTACACGTGGGGGTGCGGGTGAGCAGGAGATCGAAACGGATAGAAGAACAGTTCGCGATCAGATTTCTGTCTTGAAAAAGAAACTCGAAAAAATCGATCTGCAGGGAGCCACGCGTAGAAAATCTAGAGAAAACGTTGTGCGAGTGGCACTAGTTGGATATACGAACGTAGGTAAATCAACTATTATGACTTTGCTGTCCAAAGAAGATGTCTATGCCAAGAATGAGCTTTTTGCTACGGTAGACTCGACCGTACGAAAAGTGGTCATCAATACAGTTCCTTTCCTGCTATCAGACACTGTTGGATTTATCCGAAAACTGCCTCACAATTTGATTGAATCTTTCAAATCCACTTTGGACGAAGTACGTGAAGCCGATATTCTATTACATGTCGTAGACATTTCCCACCCATCATTTGAAGAGCAAATGACAGTTGTGAATCAGACATTGGCAGACTTGGGAGTCGCGGACAAAGAAATGATCGTTGTGTACAACAAGATAGATCAACTCGAAACACCAGAAGAAGAAGGGTTTGATTTTACCTCAGGGATAGACACTACGTCTAAGAGTAGAACCAATATTTTTATCTCCGCAGTAGAGAAGCAGAATGTAGCGGAGTTTAGAAGGGTGCTCTTTGAGAAAGTCAAAAAGCACCACTTGAGGATATATCCTAACTACTTAGCGCCAGAATACCATTAA
- a CDS encoding PA-phosphatase, with amino-acid sequence MISISVLRVSGSISSLKMDKREERLIPFVFITLFFVMTTYLFIIKVGVNDLVAVIFISTTLLLVLLTLITIVYKISIHSAGMSGVVGYLLALCWQYPGSELIYPMLGVIMLSGVVMSARLQLDAHQPKEILAGFALGFAICFAAIYWFV; translated from the coding sequence ATGATTAGTATTTCGGTACTGAGGGTGTCAGGTTCCATTTCGAGTTTGAAGATGGACAAAAGAGAAGAGAGACTGATACCGTTTGTTTTCATCACACTGTTCTTCGTGATGACGACCTATCTTTTTATAATCAAGGTAGGAGTCAATGATTTGGTAGCTGTGATTTTTATTTCGACGACTTTGCTGTTGGTGTTGCTGACCTTGATTACGATCGTGTACAAGATCAGCATTCATTCTGCTGGCATGAGTGGTGTTGTAGGCTATTTGCTAGCTCTGTGTTGGCAATACCCTGGCAGTGAACTGATCTACCCCATGCTAGGCGTGATTATGTTGTCAGGAGTGGTAATGAGTGCTCGGCTTCAGCTAGACGCGCACCAGCCCAAGGAAATATTGGCTGGTTTTGCTTTAGGATTTGCCATTTGCTTTGCTGCGATCTACTGGTTTGTTTAG
- a CDS encoding FISUMP domain-containing protein yields the protein MKKLLLLLALFVSVLASNAQEMSTFTDSRDGKVYKSVKMQIELEGGIFIEREWMAENLNYVMEGSVCYKNYPAYCGKYGQLYNWISAKTACPEGWHLSTQLEWQELMLGYGGYKMAGKELKEGGKSNLNILMGGFSNVEGQFSDIGKTAHLWDAELGDKRTAGLISLYADYDEVSHDVISARNMNSCRCVKDY from the coding sequence ATGAAAAAATTGTTACTGTTGCTTGCCTTATTCGTATCTGTCTTGGCCTCAAACGCACAAGAGATGAGTACGTTTACTGATTCCAGAGACGGGAAAGTATACAAATCTGTGAAAATGCAGATAGAACTCGAAGGAGGCATTTTTATAGAAAGAGAATGGATGGCAGAAAACTTGAACTATGTAATGGAAGGTTCGGTTTGCTACAAAAACTATCCTGCCTACTGTGGTAAATATGGCCAATTATACAACTGGATTTCTGCAAAAACGGCGTGTCCAGAAGGATGGCATTTATCCACCCAGCTAGAATGGCAAGAGTTAATGCTTGGCTATGGTGGCTATAAAATGGCCGGCAAAGAATTGAAAGAAGGGGGGAAAAGCAATTTGAACATCTTGATGGGAGGTTTTTCTAACGTTGAAGGACAATTCAGCGACATTGGTAAAACGGCTCACCTTTGGGATGCAGAGCTCGGAGACAAAAGAACTGCAGGCTTGATCTCTCTTTACGCTGATTATGACGAGGTTTCTCATGACGTCATCAGTGCAAGAAACATGAATAGCTGCAGATGTGTGAAGGATTATTAA
- a CDS encoding GumC family protein: MNFKTQHIDSEQVNLNQQDSHEDPLNNIDFDKLKQVFVKNLFWIIMILFVANAATFLYIRYTKPVYSSESILKLDIKSEAGILGIQSPMEQDIKGVSGEIEILKSRLFASKVVDAVGMDVSYFHPGRSHLYDERYGNSPFRVEYKILNPSILDQRINLEILNDRLFVIHAENFLSKASNTHVFGEKIVNDYFEMTIYKTNYFADQKDLVDFYFVLNSQDALIDYFQNNILVEPINLNANTIKIGLSDYNKFKAKSLLQAIDTIYLLYTKAAKNQAVEQKIQFLETQMFKTQKDLEQYEDYFEKFTIKNRTTDLTQDLNYTIQLLNELDSQRFNLRNQISSVELAIKQLQEDTPITLHDIPKLSQELILEYNALRDERALKLSNYNENTQIIQQLTNRVELAKKNALSSLGSLKENLLSAQKELTSKRTILESNFAELPSMGTSYNKNRRLYSLQEEFYFSLIQSKIELEIARAGTVTDFVVLSPASTPTEPIKPQKILVYGAGFVAGLVICFFFIAISYLIDDKITNIKELERLLMAPVLGIVPRYSVQKLQTTRLVVNTNPKSSISEALRSIRTNMEFMSSGNGRKVISITSTVSGEGKTFITVNLAAIFAYSGLKVVVVDLDMRRPKVHLAFSSEQNHRGVSTLLINRNTLDECLNESELANLYYISAGPTPPNPSELILSDRFNQFLEELKSKFDIVILDTPPVGLVTDGILVMKKSDLPVYVVRADYSKKVYLKAIHSLIKNNKFTNLSVIFNSTSSSGTYGYGYGTGSGSGYYEEDQKTNSSSRFKSIFQRKS, translated from the coding sequence TTGAATTTCAAAACGCAACATATTGACTCAGAACAGGTGAATTTGAATCAGCAGGACTCTCATGAAGACCCGCTTAACAACATAGATTTTGACAAGCTCAAGCAAGTCTTTGTCAAAAATTTATTTTGGATTATTATGATTCTGTTTGTAGCCAATGCCGCTACTTTTCTCTATATACGATATACCAAGCCTGTTTATAGTTCAGAATCTATTCTGAAATTGGACATCAAAAGTGAGGCGGGTATTCTAGGAATACAAAGCCCAATGGAGCAGGATATCAAGGGAGTATCTGGTGAAATCGAGATCTTAAAATCTAGACTGTTTGCGAGCAAAGTAGTCGATGCAGTAGGAATGGATGTCTCTTATTTTCATCCTGGAAGAAGTCACCTGTATGACGAGCGCTATGGCAATTCACCATTTAGAGTCGAATACAAAATATTGAATCCATCGATTTTGGATCAAAGAATCAATCTCGAAATCCTCAATGACCGTTTGTTTGTCATCCATGCTGAAAATTTTCTATCAAAAGCATCAAATACACATGTGTTTGGAGAAAAAATAGTCAATGACTATTTCGAAATGACCATATACAAGACAAACTACTTTGCGGATCAAAAAGATTTGGTAGATTTCTATTTTGTTCTCAACAGCCAAGATGCCTTGATTGACTATTTTCAAAACAATATACTGGTAGAACCAATCAATCTCAACGCCAACACCATAAAAATTGGCCTCTCTGATTACAACAAATTCAAAGCAAAAAGTCTCCTCCAAGCCATAGATACGATCTATTTGTTGTACACCAAAGCTGCTAAAAATCAAGCGGTTGAACAAAAGATTCAGTTTCTTGAGACTCAGATGTTCAAAACTCAAAAAGACCTGGAGCAGTATGAAGATTATTTCGAGAAGTTTACGATCAAAAATAGAACGACGGATCTCACTCAAGACCTGAATTACACGATTCAGTTGCTCAATGAGCTGGATTCGCAAAGGTTCAATCTTCGAAATCAGATTTCATCAGTCGAGTTGGCAATCAAACAACTGCAAGAGGATACACCAATCACACTTCATGATATACCCAAACTGAGTCAAGAACTTATACTAGAATACAATGCACTGCGTGATGAAAGAGCACTCAAGCTATCCAACTACAATGAGAACACCCAGATCATTCAACAATTGACCAACAGAGTAGAGTTGGCTAAAAAGAACGCACTATCGAGCCTTGGATCACTAAAAGAAAATTTGTTGTCTGCCCAAAAAGAACTCACTAGTAAACGTACCATTCTAGAGAGTAACTTTGCTGAGTTGCCATCCATGGGTACTTCGTACAACAAAAACAGGCGTTTGTATTCCTTGCAAGAAGAGTTTTACTTCTCCTTGATTCAAAGTAAAATTGAATTGGAAATTGCCCGTGCTGGGACAGTTACAGATTTCGTGGTATTGTCCCCTGCTTCCACTCCCACCGAGCCCATCAAGCCCCAAAAAATATTAGTCTATGGTGCTGGTTTTGTAGCAGGTCTAGTCATTTGCTTCTTTTTTATCGCCATCAGCTATTTGATTGATGATAAAATTACTAACATCAAAGAGCTGGAAAGACTATTGATGGCGCCTGTTTTAGGAATAGTACCTCGATACAGTGTACAAAAGCTACAAACTACGCGCTTGGTGGTCAATACCAACCCTAAGTCTTCTATTAGCGAGGCTTTGAGGTCTATCCGCACCAATATGGAGTTTATGTCCTCTGGCAATGGTAGAAAGGTCATCTCGATTACATCAACCGTCAGTGGTGAAGGAAAGACTTTTATTACAGTGAATCTCGCCGCTATATTTGCATACTCAGGGCTCAAAGTAGTAGTGGTAGATCTAGATATGCGAAGACCTAAAGTCCACTTGGCGTTTAGTTCCGAGCAAAACCACAGAGGAGTAAGTACCTTGCTCATCAATAGAAATACATTAGACGAATGTCTCAATGAATCAGAACTAGCAAACCTGTATTACATCAGTGCAGGCCCTACACCACCCAATCCATCAGAACTTATTTTGAGCGATCGTTTCAATCAATTCTTGGAGGAACTCAAGTCAAAATTTGATATTGTGATTTTGGATACACCTCCTGTAGGCTTAGTCACAGATGGTATCTTGGTGATGAAAAAGAGTGATTTACCTGTCTATGTGGTACGGGCAGACTATTCAAAAAAAGTCTATCTCAAGGCTATTCATAGTTTGATCAAAAACAACAAATTTACTAACCTGTCTGTCATATTCAACTCTACTAGTAGCAGTGGTACCTACGGATATGGATACGGGACAGGTAGTGGATCAGGTTACTACGAGGAGGATCAAAAAACCAACTCCAGTTCGAGGTTTAAGAGTATATTCCAGAGAAAATCGTAA
- a CDS encoding polysaccharide biosynthesis/export family protein: MFKLDDQFDENDLAAAVLHAERNYVIQTDDYLSINVYTNRGERIIDPNKELQQNMTTQRRIEEDFTYLVQKDGTVKLPIIGQVKIDSLTLNQAESQLEIAYNTFYKDSFVKLGYVNKRVIVLGAMGGQLIPLLNENMTLIEVLALAGGLEMGAKSQNIKVIRGTLSKPEVFQIDLSTISGMQKTMLSMEPGDIIYIEPWRRPWLESTKDIAPLLSLLSSTLALILVLQNL, encoded by the coding sequence ATGTTTAAATTAGACGATCAGTTTGATGAAAATGACCTTGCGGCCGCCGTGTTGCACGCAGAGAGAAATTATGTCATCCAGACCGATGATTACCTCAGCATCAATGTATATACCAACAGAGGTGAACGCATCATTGATCCTAACAAGGAGCTACAGCAAAACATGACAACCCAAAGGAGAATAGAAGAAGATTTTACCTACTTAGTCCAAAAAGACGGAACTGTCAAATTGCCTATAATAGGTCAGGTCAAGATAGACAGTCTTACACTGAATCAAGCTGAGTCTCAGCTAGAAATAGCATACAATACATTCTACAAAGACTCATTTGTCAAGCTAGGTTATGTCAACAAACGAGTAATCGTCTTAGGTGCTATGGGAGGGCAATTGATACCTCTCCTCAATGAAAACATGACGCTAATAGAAGTATTGGCTCTAGCAGGTGGTCTAGAAATGGGTGCTAAATCTCAAAATATCAAAGTGATCAGAGGCACCCTGTCCAAACCAGAAGTTTTTCAAATAGACCTCAGCACGATCAGTGGGATGCAAAAAACTATGCTCAGCATGGAACCTGGGGACATTATCTATATAGAGCCTTGGAGAAGGCCATGGCTGGAAAGTACAAAAGACATTGCCCCACTTTTGAGTCTGTTGAGTAGTACACTTGCACTCATTCTTGTATTACAAAACCTATAA
- a CDS encoding PorT family protein, which translates to MNKKVTIVLGALALLLTLDFDASAQLSEEVNKKTPELPGEIQVDFGFNMLTGKPDYWNDIHWWRSKSVAIYFVKPFDLSKKMEFRPGIGVSLEKIGSRNANFIDPDGTLTDLGSNIDIIKGQMAFNYIELPIEIRYNMTGNDSKSSPYISVGGMFGYAFETKAKIKYEDKDLGEKAKIKVKGDADFLDTPKFRIGLQARVGLGGVSLFYKQYITPVIKENQFADNNKIINHTIGISISGL; encoded by the coding sequence ATGAACAAAAAAGTTACAATAGTCCTAGGAGCACTCGCATTACTCCTCACCCTAGATTTTGATGCATCCGCTCAATTGAGTGAAGAAGTAAACAAAAAGACCCCAGAGTTGCCAGGAGAGATTCAAGTAGATTTTGGATTCAACATGCTCACTGGCAAGCCAGACTATTGGAATGACATACATTGGTGGAGATCTAAATCGGTTGCTATTTATTTTGTAAAGCCTTTTGATTTGAGTAAAAAAATGGAGTTCAGACCAGGGATCGGAGTGAGTCTGGAGAAAATAGGATCTCGAAATGCCAATTTTATTGATCCTGATGGGACATTAACTGATCTTGGTTCAAATATAGATATTATTAAAGGTCAAATGGCGTTCAATTATATTGAGTTACCTATAGAGATTCGATACAACATGACTGGTAATGATTCCAAAAGTTCACCATATATCAGTGTTGGTGGTATGTTTGGTTATGCTTTCGAAACCAAAGCTAAAATCAAGTATGAAGATAAAGATTTGGGAGAAAAAGCTAAAATCAAAGTCAAAGGAGATGCCGACTTTTTAGATACTCCTAAGTTTAGAATTGGATTGCAAGCTAGAGTAGGTCTAGGAGGAGTAAGTTTGTTCTACAAACAGTATATCACACCAGTGATTAAGGAAAATCAATTTGCCGACAACAATAAGATCATCAACCATACCATCGGTATCTCTATCTCTGGTCTCTAA
- a CDS encoding tyrosine-protein phosphatase, with protein MFGLFKKKPFISPLTVDVHSHLISGIDDGVKTWHESIEIIKQLSAIGIKKVITTPHIIADYYPNTPEIIRNGVKQLNEKLKEQNILIEVVAGAEYYVDETFIQQINDNNELLSFSDGYILVETAFMNKPLQLEEVFFKLIAKGLKPIFAHPERYDYVQRDPDSLQKYIDMGVKLQINAASLTGHYSLGAKKTAEYIINKQWVHLIGSDIHRMQHVELYIKATQLKSFQKAGQLSLLNNSL; from the coding sequence ATGTTCGGTCTATTCAAAAAAAAGCCATTCATCAGCCCGTTGACTGTTGACGTCCATTCACACCTCATTTCAGGTATTGATGATGGTGTCAAAACCTGGCATGAATCAATAGAAATTATCAAACAACTTTCTGCTATTGGCATCAAAAAGGTCATCACGACACCTCATATTATAGCTGATTACTACCCCAATACACCAGAAATCATCAGAAATGGTGTGAAACAGCTCAATGAAAAACTAAAAGAGCAGAATATTCTTATTGAAGTAGTTGCAGGGGCGGAATACTATGTGGATGAGACTTTCATCCAACAAATCAATGACAATAACGAGTTATTGAGTTTCTCTGACGGTTATATTTTAGTTGAAACGGCGTTTATGAACAAACCGCTACAACTAGAAGAGGTATTTTTCAAGCTCATCGCCAAAGGACTTAAACCTATTTTTGCTCATCCAGAGCGCTATGATTATGTTCAGCGAGACCCCGATAGCTTACAAAAGTACATTGATATGGGAGTCAAATTACAAATCAACGCAGCCTCACTGACAGGGCATTATTCTTTGGGAGCAAAAAAAACCGCCGAATATATCATTAATAAGCAGTGGGTTCATTTGATTGGTTCTGATATCCATCGTATGCAACACGTAGAATTATATATAAAAGCTACCCAACTAAAATCTTTTCAAAAAGCGGGGCAACTTTCACTGCTCAATAACTCATTATAA